Proteins from a genomic interval of Polaribacter sejongensis:
- the guaA gene encoding glutamine-hydrolyzing GMP synthase, with amino-acid sequence MQQHNVLILDFGSQYTQLIARRVRELNIYCEIHPYNHPPKNQSEFKAVILSGSPNSVRGENVLHPDLSEIRGKKPVLAVCYGAQYLAHFAGGQVAPSNTREYGRANLSYIKSDETFFDNISAGSQVWMSHSDTIKELPTNGELLASTKDVENAAYKIKGEETYAIQFHPEVYHSKDGKQLLENFLVKIAGVAQTWTPDSFVESTVAAIREKVGNDKVVLGLSGGVDSSVAAVLLNKAIGKNVYCIFVNNGLLRKNEFETVLKRYEGMGLNVKGVDASARFLKALEGLTDPEKKRKAIGNAFIEVFDDEAHKIKDVTWLAQGTIYPDVIESVSVNGGPSATIKSHHNVGGLPDYMKLKIVEPLKMIFKDEVRRVGASMGIDPELLGRHPFPGPGLGIRILGDITAEKVRILQEVDAIFINGLKEDGLYDKVWQAGAMLLPVNSVGVMGDERTYEKVVALRAVESTDGMTADWVNLPYEFLQKTSNKIINQVKGVNRVVYDISSKPPATIEWE; translated from the coding sequence ATGCAACAACACAACGTACTTATTTTAGATTTCGGATCGCAATACACACAGCTAATTGCGAGAAGAGTAAGAGAATTAAACATTTACTGTGAAATTCATCCTTATAACCATCCACCAAAAAATCAATCAGAGTTTAAAGCAGTTATCTTATCAGGTAGCCCAAATTCTGTAAGGGGAGAAAATGTTTTACATCCAGATTTATCAGAAATTAGAGGAAAAAAACCTGTTTTAGCTGTTTGTTATGGTGCGCAATATTTAGCGCATTTTGCAGGCGGACAAGTAGCTCCTTCTAATACGAGAGAATATGGTAGAGCAAATTTATCATATATAAAAAGTGATGAAACTTTTTTTGATAACATTTCAGCAGGTAGCCAAGTTTGGATGAGTCATTCAGACACTATAAAAGAATTGCCAACCAACGGTGAGTTATTGGCGAGTACTAAAGACGTAGAAAATGCGGCTTATAAAATTAAAGGAGAAGAAACGTATGCTATTCAGTTTCATCCAGAAGTATACCATTCTAAAGATGGTAAACAACTATTAGAAAACTTTTTAGTTAAAATTGCAGGTGTTGCACAAACATGGACACCAGATTCTTTTGTAGAAAGTACAGTAGCAGCAATTAGAGAAAAAGTTGGGAATGATAAAGTAGTTTTAGGACTTTCTGGAGGTGTAGATTCTTCTGTAGCAGCGGTTTTGTTAAACAAAGCAATTGGTAAAAACGTATACTGTATTTTTGTAAATAACGGACTTTTACGTAAAAATGAGTTCGAAACAGTATTGAAGAGATACGAAGGTATGGGATTAAACGTTAAAGGTGTAGATGCATCGGCACGTTTTTTGAAAGCCTTAGAAGGTTTAACAGATCCAGAGAAAAAACGTAAAGCAATTGGGAATGCTTTTATAGAAGTTTTTGATGATGAAGCACATAAAATTAAAGATGTTACTTGGCTAGCACAAGGAACTATTTATCCTGATGTTATTGAGTCAGTTTCTGTAAATGGAGGTCCATCTGCAACTATTAAAAGTCATCATAATGTGGGAGGTTTACCAGATTATATGAAATTGAAGATTGTAGAGCCTTTAAAAATGATTTTTAAAGACGAAGTTAGAAGAGTAGGTGCTTCTATGGGGATAGACCCAGAATTATTAGGTCGTCATCCATTTCCTGGACCAGGTTTAGGGATTCGTATTTTAGGAGATATTACGGCAGAAAAAGTAAGAATTTTGCAAGAAGTAGATGCTATTTTTATAAACGGTTTAAAAGAAGACGGTTTGTATGATAAAGTTTGGCAAGCAGGAGCTATGTTACTTCCGGTAAACTCTGTAGGAGTTATGGGAGATGAAAGAACTTATGAAAAAGTAGTGGCTTTAAGAGCAGTAGAAAGTACAGATGGAATGACGGCAGATTGGGTGAACTTACCTTATGAATTTTTGCAAAAAACATCTAATAAAATAATAAATCAAGTAAAAGGTGTAAATAGAGTTGTTTATGATATTAGCTCTAAACCACCTGCAACTATAGAATGGGAGTAA
- the porV gene encoding type IX secretion system outer membrane channel protein PorV, with translation MKKLGICIALCAFISVKLAAQESSITTATPFLLIVPDARAAGMGDVGVATSADAFSLFHNPAKMTFSNRQVKAGIAYSPWLRNLTDDIFAGTGSYINRFSDRAAWGASVKYFSLGQIDLTDIDARGFPVSNGIIKPNELALTGAYSLKLSETFSMGVSLKYIHSDLGFPGNGLEPINSFAVDISGYYQSFEENYGDFNGRYRLGFNIANIGPKVSYSPGTGNENFIPTNLKLGGGFDFILDDYNTISTNVEFTKLLVPTPPIRDTDGNIVEGEDDNVGWVSGIFQSFGDAPGGFSEEIQEFTYAFGAEYLYNNAFALRGGYFHESQDKGNRQYFTLGGGFKTNALNVDLSYLINSSDVNNPLENSLRFSLSFDLGEVFDDY, from the coding sequence ATGAAGAAATTAGGAATTTGTATTGCACTTTGTGCTTTCATAAGTGTAAAACTTGCAGCTCAAGAGAGTTCTATTACAACAGCTACACCATTTTTATTAATTGTACCAGATGCTAGGGCAGCAGGTATGGGAGATGTTGGTGTGGCAACTTCTGCAGACGCTTTTTCGCTTTTTCATAATCCTGCGAAAATGACGTTTAGTAATAGACAAGTAAAAGCAGGTATTGCGTATTCACCTTGGTTACGTAATTTAACAGATGATATTTTTGCAGGAACTGGCTCATATATAAACAGATTTAGTGACAGAGCAGCTTGGGGAGCTTCTGTAAAATACTTCTCTTTAGGTCAGATAGACTTAACGGATATTGATGCTAGAGGTTTTCCTGTGTCAAATGGTATTATTAAGCCAAATGAATTAGCACTTACCGGAGCGTATTCTTTAAAGTTGAGTGAGACTTTTTCAATGGGAGTTTCTCTAAAATATATACATTCAGATTTGGGGTTTCCAGGTAATGGATTAGAGCCTATAAATTCTTTTGCTGTGGATATTTCTGGTTATTACCAATCTTTTGAAGAAAACTATGGAGATTTTAATGGTCGTTACAGGTTAGGATTTAATATAGCCAATATTGGCCCTAAGGTTTCTTATAGCCCAGGAACAGGTAATGAAAATTTTATTCCTACCAACTTAAAGTTAGGTGGTGGATTCGATTTTATATTAGACGATTACAATACCATTTCTACCAACGTAGAATTTACAAAATTATTAGTGCCTACTCCACCAATTAGAGATACGGATGGTAATATTGTAGAAGGAGAAGATGATAATGTTGGTTGGGTTAGTGGTATTTTTCAATCTTTTGGAGATGCTCCAGGAGGATTTAGCGAAGAAATCCAAGAATTCACCTATGCTTTTGGTGCAGAATATTTATACAACAATGCTTTTGCTTTAAGAGGTGGTTATTTTCATGAAAGTCAAGACAAAGGAAATAGACAATACTTTACTTTAGGTGGTGGGTTTAAAACCAATGCTTTAAATGTAGATTTATCTTATTTAATTAATTCTTCAGATGTAAATAATCCGTTAGAAAACTCATTACGTTTTTCATTATCATTTGATTTAGGAGAAGTTTTTGATGATTATTAA
- a CDS encoding cytidine deaminase, whose amino-acid sequence MRKIEVSTSATVYNDISELSAEDTLLMQKAIEARKKAYAPYSKFHVGAALLLDNGEIVLGNNQESAAYPSGMCAERVAIWKAGSEYPDMKIIKLAITASSTITNVNKPIGPCGACRQTLSEYEINQKSPFQVLFMGEVGEVVVTESLLSLLPFSFDSKYL is encoded by the coding sequence ATGAGAAAAATTGAAGTTTCAACATCAGCAACAGTCTATAATGATATTTCAGAACTATCTGCAGAAGATACTCTTTTAATGCAGAAAGCTATAGAAGCTAGAAAGAAAGCGTATGCTCCATATTCTAAGTTTCATGTTGGTGCCGCTTTATTATTAGACAATGGCGAAATTGTTTTAGGAAACAATCAAGAAAGTGCTGCATATCCTTCTGGTATGTGTGCAGAAAGAGTTGCTATTTGGAAAGCAGGTTCTGAATATCCAGATATGAAAATTATAAAATTAGCAATTACGGCAAGTTCTACAATAACTAACGTAAACAAGCCGATTGGACCTTGTGGTGCTTGTAGACAAACATTGTCTGAATATGAAATCAATCAAAAATCACCATTTCAAGTCCTTTTTATGGGAGAAGTAGGTGAGGTTGTTGTTACAGAATCGCTACTTTCATTATTGCCTTTTTCTTTTGATAGCAAGTATTTATAA
- a CDS encoding 3-oxoacyl-ACP synthase III family protein: MISSKITGTGTFIPSITKENKDFLNEHFLNEDGSPFNSDNDVIIEKFKAITGIEERRYAKPEYTSSDLAFFAAQKAIEDANIDQEELDYIIIAHNFGEVKAGGGQSDLLPSLSTRVKHKLGIKNPNCVAYDILFGCPGWIEATIQAHAFIKAGMAKKCLVIGAETLSRVVDKYDRDSMIFSDGAGACILEATEETDAGILSHATQTFANEEAYYLHYGSSFNKEVDQDVQYIKMLGRKIYEFALVHVPVAMKFALDKAGVEIDEVKKIFIHQANEKMDEAIMKRFFRQFKKKVPEGVMPLSITKLGNSSVATVPTLLDLVLKGEIENQEVNKGDVVIFASVGAGMNINAIVYKF, encoded by the coding sequence ATGATTTCATCAAAAATAACAGGAACAGGTACTTTTATTCCTTCTATAACTAAAGAAAATAAAGATTTTTTAAACGAACACTTTTTAAATGAAGATGGTTCGCCTTTTAATTCTGATAACGATGTAATTATAGAAAAGTTTAAGGCAATTACGGGTATTGAAGAAAGAAGATATGCAAAACCAGAATATACATCTTCTGATTTAGCATTTTTTGCGGCTCAAAAAGCTATTGAAGATGCTAACATCGATCAAGAAGAGTTAGATTATATTATTATAGCGCATAATTTTGGAGAAGTTAAAGCTGGTGGAGGTCAGAGTGATTTATTACCAAGTTTATCTACAAGAGTAAAACATAAATTAGGTATTAAAAACCCTAATTGTGTAGCCTATGATATTCTTTTTGGTTGTCCAGGTTGGATAGAAGCTACCATACAAGCACACGCATTTATAAAAGCGGGTATGGCTAAAAAATGTTTGGTAATTGGTGCCGAAACTTTATCTCGGGTGGTAGATAAGTACGATAGAGATTCTATGATTTTTAGTGATGGAGCTGGAGCTTGTATTTTAGAAGCTACGGAAGAAACTGATGCTGGTATTTTGAGTCATGCAACCCAAACTTTTGCAAACGAAGAAGCTTATTATTTACACTACGGAAGTTCTTTTAACAAAGAAGTAGACCAAGACGTGCAATATATAAAAATGCTAGGAAGAAAAATTTATGAATTTGCTTTGGTTCATGTTCCTGTAGCTATGAAATTCGCTTTAGATAAAGCTGGTGTAGAAATAGATGAGGTTAAAAAGATTTTCATTCATCAGGCCAATGAAAAAATGGATGAAGCAATTATGAAGCGCTTCTTTAGACAGTTTAAAAAGAAAGTTCCAGAAGGTGTTATGCCTTTAAGTATTACTAAATTAGGTAATAGCTCTGTAGCAACTGTGCCTACGCTTTTAGATTTAGTTTTAAAAGGAGAAATTGAAAATCAAGAAGTAAATAAAGGAGATGTTGTTATTTTTGCTTCTGTTGGTGCAGGAATGAATATAAATGCAATCGTTTATAAGTTTTAA
- a CDS encoding group III truncated hemoglobin, producing MKPDISSRKDIKYIITKFYDLLLADKKMIPFFEDIVAQNHLEEHLEVISDFWNDILFDTNTYTNNVMKKHVDKNVFVAFKKEHFTIWMSYFFKTIDDNFEGERAHNMKNRARSIATVMELKMGVYQ from the coding sequence ATGAAACCAGATATTTCATCAAGAAAAGATATAAAATATATCATCACTAAGTTTTACGACTTGTTATTAGCAGATAAAAAAATGATTCCTTTTTTTGAGGATATTGTTGCACAAAACCATTTAGAAGAACATTTAGAGGTGATTTCCGACTTTTGGAATGACATTCTTTTCGATACCAATACGTATACGAATAATGTGATGAAAAAACATGTAGATAAAAATGTTTTTGTTGCTTTTAAGAAAGAGCATTTTACCATTTGGATGTCGTATTTTTTTAAAACTATTGATGACAATTTTGAAGGAGAAAGGGCACATAATATGAAGAACAGAGCGAGGTCTATTGCTACTGTTATGGAGTTAAAAATGGGCGTATACCAATAA